One Paenibacillus crassostreae DNA segment encodes these proteins:
- a CDS encoding HAD family hydrolase: MPILTVQGEGYEVDAILFDKDGTLLEFMSLWGYWAESMTVQMMVTIQSLGVVTKEGFASKLLGLEFDVTGRAISYDVQGPLSMGTVSEIEGALAWQLYHAGLSWNKSIQLVRQFSVVASEELEREHPVLALPGLQAFLGQCEDIQLPLAVVTADYAAEARKHLTWMGLEGHFKHIIGSDMVIQGKPAPDMLQLACARLNVSPERVAMVGDTVGDMQAAKAAGVGLRIGIGSGSSIPLQYADIMITSYDDLTVIANG; this comes from the coding sequence ATGCCTATACTGACTGTGCAGGGAGAAGGGTATGAGGTGGATGCCATTCTTTTTGATAAAGATGGTACTCTGCTTGAATTTATGTCCTTATGGGGATATTGGGCTGAGTCAATGACTGTTCAAATGATGGTTACGATTCAGAGTCTTGGTGTAGTCACTAAAGAGGGGTTCGCGTCAAAGCTACTAGGATTAGAATTTGATGTAACAGGAAGAGCGATCTCCTATGATGTGCAGGGCCCACTCTCAATGGGAACAGTCTCAGAAATTGAAGGTGCGCTTGCTTGGCAACTCTATCATGCTGGGCTATCGTGGAATAAATCGATTCAGCTTGTCCGCCAATTTAGTGTTGTTGCTAGTGAAGAGTTGGAGCGTGAACACCCTGTTCTTGCCCTCCCAGGCTTGCAAGCGTTTCTTGGACAATGTGAGGATATCCAACTACCGTTAGCTGTCGTGACTGCGGATTATGCAGCAGAAGCGCGCAAGCATCTAACTTGGATGGGTTTGGAAGGACATTTCAAACATATCATTGGTAGTGATATGGTAATCCAAGGTAAGCCGGCCCCTGATATGCTTCAGTTAGCTTGTGCTCGACTCAACGTATCTCCGGAGAGGGTAGCGATGGTTGGTGATACCGTGGGAGACATGCAAGCCGCTAAAGCGGCGGGCGTAGGACTGAGGATCGGTATAGGATCGGGATCGTCCATACCTTTACAGTATGCGGATATAATGATCACTTCTTATGATGATTTGACAGTGATCGCAAATGGATAG